Proteins encoded by one window of Sphingosinicella sp. BN140058:
- a CDS encoding 50S ribosomal protein L11 methyltransferase, with protein MSARKRAAAAPAANGETGSWKATLPCNKAEAEQLQEEIGALALLDEPPVLMTSEPDPAQPDVWRLDAYFAGPPSAEMLAMLKSLAPSAAGQEPLVEQVEERDWVTLSQQGLEPIRAGRFFVHTPAHRDSVPADSIAFEIDAGRAFGTGQHETTSGCLVALSKLKDQGISVSNLIDLGTGTGLLAFAAMRLWPAARAAASDIDPVSIEVTEENAGINAVRLGRIRGQLELAVAAGLEHPRLRQRAPYDLIIANILAGPLIELAPSVSKALEAGGRLILAGLLDSQADAVAAAYRRHGLMQSFRVEHGEWPTLVMRKRRSLGWR; from the coding sequence ATGTCCGCTAGAAAGCGCGCTGCCGCAGCCCCGGCCGCAAACGGCGAGACCGGCAGCTGGAAGGCGACCCTCCCCTGCAACAAGGCCGAGGCCGAGCAATTGCAGGAGGAGATCGGGGCGCTCGCTCTGCTCGACGAACCGCCCGTGCTGATGACCAGCGAGCCCGATCCGGCGCAGCCGGACGTGTGGCGGCTCGATGCCTATTTCGCCGGGCCTCCGAGCGCCGAGATGCTCGCCATGCTGAAGAGCCTGGCGCCGAGCGCCGCGGGCCAGGAGCCGCTGGTCGAGCAGGTCGAGGAACGCGACTGGGTGACGCTCAGCCAGCAAGGTCTGGAGCCGATTCGCGCCGGCCGCTTCTTCGTCCACACGCCGGCGCACCGCGACAGCGTTCCCGCCGATTCGATCGCGTTCGAGATCGATGCCGGCCGCGCGTTCGGAACCGGCCAGCATGAGACCACCAGTGGCTGTCTGGTGGCTCTGAGCAAGCTCAAGGACCAGGGGATCAGCGTCTCGAACCTGATCGATCTCGGCACCGGTACCGGCCTCCTCGCATTCGCCGCGATGCGGTTGTGGCCTGCTGCGCGTGCGGCCGCATCGGACATCGATCCGGTCTCGATCGAGGTCACCGAGGAGAATGCCGGTATCAATGCGGTCAGGCTCGGTCGCATTCGCGGGCAGCTCGAGCTTGCGGTGGCGGCGGGGCTCGAACATCCCCGGCTGCGCCAGCGTGCCCCTTACGACCTGATCATCGCCAATATCCTGGCAGGTCCCTTGATCGAACTGGCGCCAAGCGTGTCCAAGGCGCTTGAGGCCGGCGGCCGCCTCATCCTCGCCGGACTGCTCGACAGCCAGGCGGATGCGGTCGCCGCGGCCTACCGGCGGCACGGACTGATGCAAAGCTTCCGGGTCGAGCATGGCGAGTGGCCGACTCTGGTGATGCGCAAGCGCAGGTCGCTCGGCTGGCGTTAG
- a CDS encoding MFS transporter codes for MAEIVNRAHAASVGKLRLLLFAFGDFAFNLYWQSVMLFLLFYYTDALGLPMRIAATTFMLASIWDGVANFLAGIVADRRGSTRGYGMVLTLGSIPLGLTFALAYTPPPASGGWAIAFVFGSHLLFRTFYGLVNVPYLAMSSRISIDSRDRAFVAGMRMLFGTSAAVVVALVTVPIGTWLTGSAVAADAYLGSALLFALLGTAILLIVGRSYREGEAPPAHPPVSIGAALRSLAGNRAFVTLNLAMMAMIVAITVLNKSILYYFKYYIGAENKAQLALASMSLVSAIAVPAWMLLARAVGLRSLWFLAASLAVAGLAMFAALDIHGAGAMQIYLIGMQVAIVGLNFAFWAMLPNTIEYGERTTGLRVEGTVFGLAALLQRIAIGLATAILGWSFESAGYVANEAQATSTLAAMRWTIALVPLGFLIVSCALMAFNPLTRGAHARIVRALEDER; via the coding sequence TTGGCCGAAATCGTGAACCGGGCGCACGCCGCCTCCGTGGGCAAGCTGCGGCTGCTGCTGTTCGCATTCGGGGACTTCGCCTTCAATCTCTACTGGCAGAGCGTCATGCTCTTCCTGCTCTTCTACTATACGGACGCATTGGGGCTGCCGATGCGGATCGCGGCGACCACCTTCATGCTGGCCTCGATCTGGGATGGTGTGGCGAACTTCCTGGCAGGGATCGTCGCCGACCGCCGGGGTTCCACGCGGGGCTACGGCATGGTGCTGACCTTGGGCAGCATCCCGCTTGGGCTGACCTTCGCCCTCGCCTACACGCCGCCGCCGGCGAGCGGCGGCTGGGCGATCGCGTTCGTCTTCGGCAGCCATCTCCTGTTCCGCACCTTTTACGGCTTGGTCAACGTGCCCTATCTCGCCATGTCGTCGCGGATCAGCATCGACAGCCGGGACCGGGCCTTCGTCGCGGGCATGCGGATGCTGTTCGGCACCTCCGCAGCGGTGGTGGTGGCGCTCGTGACGGTGCCGATCGGGACATGGCTGACCGGGAGCGCGGTCGCGGCCGATGCCTATCTCGGCAGCGCCCTGCTGTTCGCACTGCTCGGAACGGCAATCCTGCTGATCGTCGGCCGCTCGTACCGTGAGGGCGAAGCGCCGCCCGCACACCCTCCGGTCTCGATCGGCGCCGCATTGCGCAGCCTGGCCGGCAATCGTGCGTTCGTGACGCTGAACCTGGCGATGATGGCGATGATCGTCGCCATCACCGTGCTCAACAAATCGATCCTCTATTACTTCAAATATTATATCGGCGCGGAGAACAAAGCCCAGCTTGCGCTCGCATCGATGAGCCTGGTCAGCGCGATCGCGGTACCGGCCTGGATGCTGCTGGCGCGGGCGGTGGGCCTCCGCAGTCTCTGGTTTCTCGCCGCTTCACTCGCCGTCGCCGGCCTCGCAATGTTCGCCGCGCTCGATATTCACGGCGCCGGAGCGATGCAGATCTACCTGATCGGCATGCAGGTCGCGATCGTCGGCCTCAACTTCGCCTTCTGGGCGATGCTGCCCAATACGATCGAATATGGCGAGCGCACCACCGGCCTGCGAGTCGAGGGAACGGTGTTCGGCCTCGCCGCTCTGCTGCAGCGGATCGCCATCGGACTGGCGACCGCGATCCTGGGCTGGAGCTTCGAGTCCGCCGGCTACGTCGCAAATGAAGCCCAGGCGACCTCGACCCTTGCGGCGATGCGCTGGACGATCGCGCTGGTCCCGCTCGGCTTCCTGATCGTCTCCTGCGCGCTCATGGCGTTCAACCCGCTCACCCGCGGTGCGCATGCGCGTATCGTGCGCGCGCTCGAAGACGAACGCTGA
- a CDS encoding LacI family DNA-binding transcriptional regulator, whose protein sequence is MAEATIRDVARRAKVSVASVSRALNGLNNVRQATRDRVIAAANELGYVPHAGARSLSLARANALGVVLPDLHGEFFSELVRGMDRAASRRGFFLLLSNMHAEGDQAPTALRAMHGRVDGILVMAPHVPPEMLEQALPATLPALLINAPVDVATRPSVRIDNEAGAQAAIRHLVGIGCRRILHIAGPEENIDARERARGYFKAMARYAPGIEPLIFAGNFEEDAGEAAAREMLADRRGVDGVFAANDMMAIGCLQTLRAAGVQVPDEVAIAGFDDVPMARYLSLTTCRVRIAEIGERAVTRLIDRLEGKIERVLNERHLPELVVRGTTAGANSDEMAEHGL, encoded by the coding sequence ATGGCTGAAGCCACGATACGAGACGTTGCCCGGCGGGCCAAAGTGTCCGTCGCCTCCGTCTCGCGTGCGCTGAACGGCCTCAACAACGTTCGCCAGGCGACCCGCGATCGGGTTATCGCCGCCGCCAACGAATTGGGCTACGTACCCCATGCCGGCGCCCGCAGCCTCAGCCTCGCGCGCGCAAATGCCCTGGGCGTGGTGCTCCCCGATCTTCACGGCGAGTTCTTTTCCGAACTGGTGCGCGGCATGGACCGGGCGGCGAGCCGGCGGGGATTCTTCCTGTTGCTGTCCAACATGCATGCGGAGGGCGATCAGGCGCCGACCGCGCTGCGGGCGATGCACGGCCGCGTCGACGGCATCCTCGTCATGGCGCCGCACGTGCCTCCGGAAATGCTCGAGCAGGCCCTGCCCGCGACCCTTCCCGCCTTGCTGATCAACGCGCCCGTGGACGTGGCGACGCGCCCCTCGGTGCGCATCGACAATGAAGCCGGGGCGCAGGCGGCGATCCGCCACCTCGTCGGTATCGGCTGCCGCCGCATCCTCCACATTGCCGGTCCCGAGGAGAATATCGACGCGCGGGAACGTGCCAGGGGCTATTTCAAGGCGATGGCCCGCTACGCCCCCGGCATCGAGCCCCTGATCTTCGCCGGCAATTTCGAAGAGGATGCGGGCGAAGCCGCGGCCCGCGAGATGCTGGCCGATCGGCGGGGCGTCGACGGCGTCTTCGCGGCCAACGACATGATGGCGATCGGCTGCTTGCAGACGCTCCGCGCCGCGGGAGTGCAGGTGCCGGACGAAGTCGCCATCGCCGGGTTCGACGACGTGCCAATGGCGCGCTATCTGTCGCTCACCACCTGCCGGGTCCGCATCGCCGAGATCGGCGAGCGTGCCGTGACCCGCTTGATCGATCGGCTCGAAGGCAAGATCGAGCGCGTGCTGAACGAGCGCCACCTCCCCGAACTGGTGGTACGCGGCACCACCGCGGGGGCGAACAGCGACGAGATGGCCGAACACGGGCTCTGA
- a CDS encoding MFS transporter, with protein MATPLPSCDRGAALSQSDGSVRHSGWILVATICASSLAFIDGSVVNVALPAIGRSLGGGAADLQWTVNAYLLPLSALLLFGGAAGDHFGRKRLLIGGTLLFAVASLLCAFAASLNMLLAARAVQGVGAAMLMPNSLAILGNAFEGEAKGRAIGTWAASGAIAAAVGPPLGGWLVESVGWEAIFLLNLPVAGAAMLIAGRYVTDHAKSRQALDWPGAGLATAGLGALTWALTLWSGGSAFAGTVAIAAAAGLVLLGLFVFVEHRRGDQAMMPLSLFASRPFVGLTLLTFLLYGALGGLLVLLPYILIVGGGYTPLEAGLALLPFSILIGGASRLIGGLTGRVGPRLPLSLGPVVTGLGFALLFRVDPLGSYWTSVLPGIAVIALGMAGAVAPLTTAVLSSVDGAHTGTASGFNSAIARTGGLVATALAGAVIAEAGAALVDAFHAAALIGAALAILAGMAAFLTLPPSAQAVEDRHGPAEI; from the coding sequence ATGGCCACTCCGCTCCCATCCTGCGACCGCGGCGCGGCGCTTTCCCAGTCGGACGGCAGCGTGCGGCATTCCGGCTGGATCCTGGTCGCCACGATCTGCGCCTCCAGCCTCGCCTTCATCGACGGCTCGGTCGTCAACGTCGCCCTGCCAGCAATCGGCCGCAGCCTCGGCGGCGGCGCGGCGGATCTGCAATGGACGGTCAACGCCTACCTGCTTCCGCTCTCCGCGTTGCTGCTGTTCGGCGGCGCGGCGGGAGACCATTTCGGCCGCAAGCGCCTGCTGATCGGAGGGACCTTACTGTTCGCCGTGGCATCCCTGCTGTGCGCGTTCGCCGCGAGCCTGAACATGTTGCTTGCCGCGCGTGCTGTGCAGGGCGTCGGCGCGGCGATGCTGATGCCGAACAGCCTCGCCATCCTCGGCAATGCATTCGAAGGCGAAGCGAAGGGGCGCGCGATCGGCACCTGGGCCGCCTCCGGCGCAATCGCGGCCGCGGTCGGGCCGCCGCTCGGCGGCTGGTTGGTCGAGAGCGTCGGCTGGGAGGCGATCTTCCTGCTCAACCTTCCGGTCGCCGGGGCGGCCATGCTGATCGCAGGGAGGTACGTCACCGATCATGCCAAGAGCCGGCAGGCGCTGGACTGGCCCGGCGCCGGGCTCGCCACGGCCGGCCTCGGCGCGCTGACCTGGGCGCTGACCTTGTGGTCCGGCGGCAGCGCCTTCGCCGGCACGGTGGCGATCGCAGCCGCCGCAGGTCTCGTCCTGCTCGGCCTCTTCGTCTTCGTCGAGCATCGCCGCGGCGACCAGGCGATGATGCCGCTTTCGCTCTTCGCGTCGCGGCCGTTCGTCGGTCTCACCCTGCTCACCTTCCTCCTCTACGGGGCTCTGGGCGGACTGCTGGTGCTGTTGCCCTACATCCTGATCGTCGGCGGCGGCTACACCCCGCTCGAGGCAGGACTCGCCCTGCTTCCATTCTCGATCCTGATCGGCGGCGCCTCACGCCTGATCGGCGGCCTCACCGGCAGGGTCGGTCCGCGGCTGCCGCTGAGCCTCGGACCGGTGGTGACGGGGCTCGGCTTCGCCTTGCTCTTTCGCGTCGATCCGCTGGGCAGCTACTGGACCAGCGTGCTTCCGGGCATCGCCGTGATCGCCCTCGGCATGGCCGGCGCGGTGGCGCCGCTCACCACCGCCGTGCTGTCGTCGGTGGACGGTGCGCACACCGGCACCGCGTCGGGCTTCAACAGCGCAATCGCCCGCACCGGCGGCTTGGTAGCGACGGCCCTCGCAGGCGCCGTCATTGCAGAGGCCGGCGCCGCCCTCGTCGACGCCTTTCATGCCGCCGCCCTGATCGGGGCCGCGCTCGCGATCCTTGCGGGCATGGCCGCGTTCCTGACGCTTCCCCCGTCGGCGCAGGCTGTCGAGGATCGGCACGGCCCAGCGGAGATTTAG
- a CDS encoding methyl-accepting chemotaxis protein encodes MTIKHLVRLGGGILVLLLAFGLAAAWWNIDTIRMGGPIQGKNQEASDLIADILPPPKFIIESYLEATRLRQNPQDYTARAARLAKLQEDYETRHAYWQESALDADVRAPILTGSHAPAEAFWTELNERFLPAIRAGNIGDADASYARLTAAYDEHRSRIDEAVATASRFQGELRERSATEVSRALFILGTVALLILLSVLGFCCIMLRKVVAPLADAAGTMRSMSAGDLAVRVTGEQRKDEIGDVARALIAFRDAGTEKTRLEAASARQQEELRDVVATLGSALRKLSQGDLTRPIERAFPNECEPLRRDFNEALASLAGLIGAVSSSAAGIGAGAAEIADASADLSRRTADTAANLEETATALSGIDQRLRDTAGSAAETVKRADEAAASLAAGQALAADAVRAMGEVSDNAANIDSVIEGLDQIAFQTRVLAMNATVEAARAGEAGRGFAVVADLVSALAMRSEEEAKRARQQLAATQNGIGTSVQVVRKVGDALQGIGRDVGAVHDLIGSVARDNQAQSAAISQVSAAVARMDEATRQNAARVEHTSASAHSLTEEVEALTAEAGRFRTGVPSDRPKSFRPAAPASPKIGAAAYLAALQKSLDEG; translated from the coding sequence ATGACGATCAAACATCTGGTCCGCCTGGGGGGCGGCATCCTGGTGCTGTTGCTGGCCTTCGGCCTCGCCGCGGCGTGGTGGAACATCGACACGATCCGGATGGGCGGGCCGATCCAGGGCAAGAACCAGGAAGCCTCCGATCTGATCGCCGACATCCTGCCGCCGCCCAAGTTCATCATCGAAAGCTATCTCGAGGCGACGCGCCTGCGCCAGAACCCGCAGGATTATACCGCCCGCGCCGCGCGCCTCGCGAAACTTCAGGAAGATTATGAGACGCGCCATGCTTATTGGCAGGAATCCGCGCTAGATGCCGACGTGCGCGCGCCGATCCTCACCGGATCGCACGCGCCGGCAGAAGCCTTCTGGACGGAATTGAACGAGCGCTTCCTGCCGGCGATCCGCGCCGGCAATATCGGGGATGCCGACGCGAGCTATGCGCGGCTGACCGCAGCCTATGACGAGCATCGTAGCCGGATCGATGAAGCCGTCGCTACGGCAAGCCGCTTCCAGGGAGAATTACGCGAGCGCTCCGCGACGGAGGTGAGCCGCGCACTCTTCATCCTCGGCACCGTCGCCCTGCTCATCCTGCTGTCGGTGCTCGGCTTCTGCTGCATCATGCTGCGCAAGGTGGTGGCACCGCTCGCCGACGCGGCGGGAACGATGCGGTCGATGTCGGCCGGTGATCTCGCCGTGCGCGTAACCGGCGAACAGCGCAAGGACGAGATCGGCGATGTCGCGCGCGCACTGATTGCGTTCCGCGATGCGGGAACCGAGAAAACGCGGCTCGAAGCCGCCTCCGCCCGCCAGCAGGAGGAATTGCGTGACGTCGTCGCGACCCTTGGCAGTGCCCTCCGCAAGCTGTCGCAAGGCGACCTCACCCGCCCGATCGAGCGCGCCTTCCCGAACGAATGCGAACCGCTGCGGCGCGACTTCAACGAGGCGCTGGCGAGCCTCGCCGGCCTGATCGGCGCGGTCTCGTCGAGCGCTGCAGGGATCGGCGCCGGTGCCGCCGAGATCGCCGACGCCTCGGCGGACCTTTCCCGCCGGACGGCAGACACCGCAGCCAATCTCGAAGAGACCGCGACCGCCCTCTCGGGGATCGACCAGAGGCTCAGGGATACGGCGGGTTCCGCCGCCGAAACGGTGAAGCGCGCCGACGAGGCCGCGGCCAGCCTCGCGGCCGGCCAGGCGCTCGCCGCCGATGCAGTGCGGGCGATGGGCGAGGTCAGCGACAATGCCGCGAACATCGATTCGGTGATCGAAGGGCTCGACCAGATCGCCTTTCAGACCCGTGTGCTGGCGATGAACGCCACGGTCGAAGCGGCCCGTGCCGGCGAGGCCGGGCGCGGCTTTGCGGTGGTCGCCGATCTCGTCAGCGCCTTGGCAATGCGCTCCGAAGAGGAGGCGAAGCGCGCCCGCCAGCAGCTCGCCGCGACCCAGAACGGCATCGGCACCAGCGTCCAGGTCGTTCGCAAGGTCGGCGACGCGCTGCAGGGTATCGGCCGCGACGTCGGCGCCGTCCACGATCTGATCGGCAGCGTCGCCCGAGACAACCAGGCGCAGTCGGCCGCGATCAGCCAGGTCAGCGCCGCGGTCGCTCGGATGGACGAGGCCACACGCCAGAATGCCGCGCGGGTCGAGCACACCTCTGCCTCTGCCCACAGCCTGACCGAAGAGGTGGAGGCCTTGACGGCCGAAGCCGGCCGATTCCGCACCGGCGTTCCGTCGGACCGGCCGAAATCCTTCCGTCCGGCGGCACCGGCCTCACCGAAGATCGGCGCAGCCGCCTACCTCGCCGCGCTCCAGAAGAGCCTCGACGAGGGCTGA
- a CDS encoding glycoside hydrolase family 3 N-terminal domain-containing protein translates to MIDSRISRRAALMGAGAVAMWLHSPARAFLQSMAKLPVPALVDGLIARMTVEEKAGQLTLNPSAWGGGVATQLNPPTSGPSWEAQLDEVRRMQLTGVFNSNGAEAARRMQTVAMTESRLKIPLLFAADIIHGHRTIFPVGVGEAASFEPDLAERTARMAAYEAAASGIDWTFAPMVDIARDQRWGRTMEGAGEDVLLGELMGAARVRGFQGKDLKATDAMLACAKHFAAYGAAEAGLDYNSVDISERTLREVYLPPFKAAFEAGALSAMASFNEISGIPSTGNPWLMQDLLRGEWGFEGFVVSDYTGDEEMIAHGFAKDAREAAKLAFLAGVDMSMTSNFYRNHLPDLVRSGDVPVARLDASVRRVLAMKAALGLFDDPFRRIDPKREKARSRTKAATALSREAGRKSIVLLKNDGDLLPLPRSRRKIAIIGPFAAGQHDLNGPWVIYGDNAEAVDLATGVRNAVADKASIQVVQGSGVEEPLAGGIDAAVAAARDADVVLLAIGENEGMSGEAQSRPEIVVPAPQQALAEAVATVGKPMVVVLKNGRALALEGAVANAPAILVTWFLGTETGNAIADILFGAHSPGGRLPCSFPRSPGQQPYYYAHKPTGRPNPGEKLEPYKAHYRGIPNSALYPFGHGLTYGKIDYAGLSVSPTLPWAGTLTVSARISNRGTRAAEEVVQLYVRDRAASITRPVRELKAFRKIALAPGESETVRFTLTRDNLMFIGRDNKPVVEPGQFDLWIAPSAEAEGLHGTFELTAG, encoded by the coding sequence ATGATCGACAGCAGGATTTCGAGGCGCGCGGCGCTGATGGGCGCCGGTGCGGTTGCAATGTGGCTGCACAGCCCGGCGCGCGCTTTCCTCCAGTCGATGGCGAAACTGCCGGTGCCGGCGCTCGTCGACGGGTTGATCGCCCGCATGACGGTGGAAGAAAAAGCCGGTCAGCTGACCTTGAACCCGAGTGCGTGGGGCGGCGGAGTCGCCACTCAGCTCAATCCGCCGACCTCGGGTCCGAGCTGGGAGGCGCAGCTCGACGAGGTCCGCCGCATGCAGCTGACCGGCGTGTTCAACAGCAACGGCGCCGAAGCGGCACGGCGGATGCAGACGGTTGCGATGACCGAGAGCCGCCTCAAGATCCCGCTGCTGTTCGCCGCGGACATCATCCATGGCCACCGCACGATCTTCCCCGTCGGCGTAGGGGAAGCGGCAAGCTTCGAGCCCGATCTCGCCGAACGGACCGCGCGCATGGCCGCCTACGAGGCGGCGGCCTCGGGCATCGACTGGACCTTCGCGCCGATGGTCGACATCGCCCGCGACCAGCGCTGGGGCCGCACGATGGAAGGTGCGGGCGAGGATGTTCTGCTCGGCGAGCTGATGGGCGCTGCGCGCGTGCGCGGCTTTCAGGGCAAGGACCTCAAGGCCACTGATGCGATGCTCGCCTGCGCGAAGCATTTCGCGGCCTATGGTGCGGCAGAAGCGGGGCTGGACTATAACAGCGTCGACATTTCCGAGCGGACGTTGCGCGAAGTCTACCTGCCGCCGTTCAAGGCCGCGTTCGAAGCCGGCGCGTTGTCGGCCATGGCCTCGTTCAACGAGATTTCCGGCATTCCGTCGACCGGCAATCCCTGGCTGATGCAGGATCTGCTGCGCGGCGAATGGGGCTTCGAAGGCTTCGTCGTGTCGGATTATACCGGCGACGAGGAGATGATCGCGCACGGCTTTGCCAAGGACGCGCGTGAGGCGGCCAAGCTCGCCTTCCTCGCCGGTGTCGACATGAGCATGACGAGCAACTTCTACCGCAATCACCTGCCCGATCTGGTGCGGAGCGGCGACGTGCCGGTCGCGCGGCTCGACGCCTCGGTGCGGCGCGTGCTGGCGATGAAGGCGGCGCTCGGCCTGTTCGATGATCCGTTCCGCCGGATCGATCCCAAGCGGGAAAAGGCGCGCTCCCGCACCAAGGCGGCGACGGCGCTGTCGCGGGAGGCCGGCCGCAAGTCGATCGTGCTGCTGAAGAATGACGGCGACCTGCTGCCGTTACCCAGATCCCGACGCAAGATCGCGATCATCGGCCCCTTTGCCGCAGGGCAGCACGATCTGAATGGGCCGTGGGTGATCTACGGCGACAATGCCGAGGCGGTCGATCTCGCCACCGGAGTCCGCAACGCCGTCGCCGACAAGGCCTCGATTCAAGTCGTCCAGGGCTCCGGGGTCGAGGAACCGCTCGCCGGCGGAATCGACGCGGCGGTGGCGGCGGCACGGGACGCCGATGTCGTCCTGCTCGCGATCGGCGAGAACGAAGGCATGTCGGGTGAAGCGCAGTCGCGACCGGAGATCGTCGTGCCGGCACCGCAGCAGGCTTTGGCCGAGGCGGTCGCGACGGTCGGCAAGCCTATGGTGGTGGTGCTCAAGAACGGGCGCGCCCTCGCCCTCGAAGGCGCCGTCGCGAATGCACCCGCCATTCTCGTCACCTGGTTCCTCGGTACCGAAACCGGCAATGCCATCGCCGACATCCTGTTCGGCGCCCACAGCCCCGGCGGACGCCTTCCCTGCAGCTTCCCCCGGTCGCCCGGACAGCAACCTTATTATTACGCCCACAAGCCGACGGGCCGTCCCAATCCCGGCGAGAAGCTCGAGCCGTACAAGGCGCATTATCGCGGCATTCCGAACTCAGCGCTGTATCCGTTCGGCCACGGCCTCACCTATGGCAAGATCGACTATGCCGGGCTCAGCGTGTCGCCCACCCTGCCATGGGCCGGAACGCTGACCGTCTCCGCGCGAATCAGCAACCGCGGCACCCGCGCCGCCGAAGAGGTCGTGCAGCTTTACGTGCGCGATCGCGCCGCGAGTATCACCCGGCCGGTGCGCGAGCTCAAGGCATTCCGCAAGATCGCGCTGGCACCGGGCGAGAGCGAGACGGTGCGGTTCACCCTGACGCGCGACAATCTGATGTTCATCGGGCGCGACAACAAGCCGGTGGTCGAGCCCGGCCAGTTCGACCTTTGGATCGCGCCGTCCGCGGAAGCCGAGGGCCTGCACGGTACGTTCGAGCTGACCGCCGGCTGA
- a CDS encoding glucoamylase family protein, with protein MAAAAGALLAAMALSACQAGGARGGAPVFGVAPPQEQEAFVEDLSRRTFRYFWDTTSADTCLAPDRWPSNPFSSIAATGFALTAYPVGVERGYVSRAEAAERTLACMRFYHDAPQGPEAAGVSGYKGFFYHFLRNDNGQRFGTTELSTVDTSLLLGGILFAQSYFDRDDPREREIRDLAEAIYRRVDWTWAQRSNTGTKAANLPNSHGITMGWRPERGFETHDWVGYNEGMLVYVLAAGSPTHPIGRDAWDKGWAARLEESWGTFYGQQHLGFAPLFGHQYSHVWVDFRGIRDDFMRGKGIDYFENSRRATLAQRAYGLDNPNGWRGYDGDIWGWTASDGPGDHQRAVGGAMRRFFGYAARGVAATEVRDDGTVVPTAAGGSIPFAPEITLPALMAMKRTYGARLYTRYGFKDSFNPSFTFADLRSHDGRVDPEHGWFANDHLGIDQGPILAMLENHRSGLVWKTMRKNPHIRTGLTRLGFTGGWLDR; from the coding sequence GTGGCGGCGGCCGCCGGCGCGCTCCTCGCAGCGATGGCGCTTTCCGCCTGCCAGGCGGGGGGCGCCCGCGGCGGCGCGCCGGTCTTCGGTGTCGCGCCGCCGCAGGAACAGGAGGCGTTCGTCGAGGATCTGAGCCGACGGACCTTCCGCTATTTCTGGGACACGACCAGCGCGGACACCTGCCTGGCGCCCGATCGCTGGCCGTCCAATCCCTTTTCGAGCATCGCCGCGACCGGCTTCGCGCTTACCGCCTACCCCGTGGGGGTCGAGCGCGGCTATGTCAGCCGGGCGGAAGCGGCCGAGCGCACGCTCGCCTGCATGCGCTTCTACCACGATGCGCCGCAGGGACCGGAGGCTGCCGGCGTGAGCGGCTACAAGGGCTTCTTCTACCACTTCCTCCGCAACGACAACGGCCAGCGCTTCGGCACCACCGAATTGTCGACCGTCGACACCAGTCTGCTGCTCGGCGGCATTCTGTTCGCACAATCCTATTTCGACCGCGACGATCCCCGCGAGCGCGAGATCCGCGATCTGGCCGAGGCGATCTACCGCCGCGTCGACTGGACCTGGGCGCAGCGAAGCAACACCGGGACCAAGGCCGCCAACCTGCCGAACTCGCACGGGATCACGATGGGCTGGCGGCCGGAGCGCGGCTTCGAGACCCATGATTGGGTCGGCTACAACGAAGGCATGCTGGTCTACGTCCTCGCGGCGGGCTCACCGACCCACCCGATCGGCCGCGATGCCTGGGACAAGGGCTGGGCCGCGCGCCTGGAGGAGAGCTGGGGCACCTTTTACGGACAGCAGCATCTCGGCTTCGCGCCGCTGTTCGGCCACCAATATAGCCATGTCTGGGTCGATTTCCGCGGCATTCGTGACGATTTCATGCGCGGCAAGGGGATCGACTATTTCGAGAATAGTCGCCGCGCGACGCTCGCCCAGCGCGCTTACGGCCTCGACAATCCGAACGGCTGGCGCGGCTATGACGGCGACATCTGGGGGTGGACGGCGTCGGACGGGCCCGGCGACCATCAGCGCGCGGTCGGCGGTGCGATGCGCCGCTTCTTCGGCTATGCGGCGCGCGGCGTCGCGGCAACCGAGGTCAGGGACGACGGCACCGTCGTTCCGACCGCCGCCGGCGGCTCGATCCCGTTTGCGCCGGAGATCACGCTGCCGGCCCTGATGGCGATGAAGCGGACATATGGCGCGCGTCTCTACACGCGCTACGGCTTCAAGGATTCGTTCAACCCAAGCTTCACCTTCGCCGATCTGCGCAGCCATGACGGACGTGTCGATCCGGAGCATGGCTGGTTCGCCAACGATCATCTCGGCATCGATCAGGGGCCGATCCTGGCGATGCTCGAAAATCACCGCAGCGGCCTCGTCTGGAAGACGATGCGGAAGAACCCGCACATCCGGACCGGGCTGACCAGGCTCGGCTTCACCGGCGGCTGGCTGGATCGCTGA